TGACTTTTCTGTGATTATGGGAACGGTTTTTTCGCTTCCATTTGCAATGTtcaaataataaacaaacatttcgtCTAGTTTGTGGGGACTCCTGGTTTCCCATTGGTTTCAAGGAACCAAGACGACTTATTGTACAACGTGGTCAGGGTCAGTGACCTGAGAGATGACCTTTTACCCCCACGACGTGTGTCGTCGCTCTCAATATCCGTCTCGGGATTGACGGGAACGATTTTGTTAGAATGGACGTGGGTTTACGACAATCCTTTCCAGACTTAACTATATGTCAACAGGTGTCGAAATGTCTGTTATCATTACAatcttctttttcttttgtcAGGTCTTGGCATGTCCTTGTCACATAACCACAATCTCAAACCATGTGGCATTTAGGCCACTAGGTCCTTCATAGTCCAGACACGTAGCACTTCTCACAAGACGCGTTTCAGAACAGTGTCAAATCTTCATGGCTTGAGACGATGATTAAGACACGTTCTTCAAGGCAGCTAAATTGGTAGCGAAAACATGAGTATATGATGGATAAAGAGGAAACGTTGACCAACAATTAAAAACAGATGTGCAAAATACAGACGACAAATCCTTATCAGAGAGAAGATGATGTCAGCCTGATGTCCTCTTGTAAACATGGGAACTGTACTGTTTATGGTTTAGCCGTATGTTTAAAGCATGCAGGTCAGGGTTCTGAAGGTCCCCGACATGTAAGAAAAAACATCCACGAATCTGCTGGCCCCGATGTGGATATCATTGTGTCACAGTATTGTGTCACGTCAGACAGAATATTGGTACTTGTTGCCAACCAATTAGACTGATGTTCCTCgtgtttctgaaaatgtagAATATAGCCTGATAATGTGAAATAAAAGAATCATTTCAAAGGGGACAAATAATCATTTCATGTAGTCTGAAGCGAATTAAATTCCATAACGGAACAGAAAAAAGGTGggaaatatgataataatatcAATATCGTTTTCGCCcaagacatatttgttttttgcTTTACGGCGCCTTTTGTAATATTTCAACAAGAACATAGCAGAGGAAACCAAAAATATGCTTCAAACACTGTGTACCTAATGTTCGTATTTCGCATTGTAACACAAATTTCAAAGTCGTCGCGTATTTACGTTAGATGTGTTAAACATATGCTTACTTACCACTTATATTTATTTTTGCAGCCATAACAGGCATCGTAAAAGGTAAGTCGTTTTAAATGCGTATGGAATACATAGGCTGTTACTTTGAATGATGATTGTGGTGTGTGTATTAGATGGATTACTATTTATTGAATGTGAAATAGGGATCATTATGACATTTCTATCAGGTTTGTTGAGTTACTCAAACCTGTATAACATGATATTGTGCATCAGTTTTGTTCACCCGTTCATCCGAAAATATGTCACTCTCGAGGGTTTGACACGGAACTCTGCAGTAAGGGTCAAGCATTGTTGAAGCATCAGCTCAGATGATCCTTCTGGGCTCCGGTGATGCCCAGACTGAAGTGCACATGGAGTTGAGTTCGGCAAATGTTTTGAGCATATAACATTTTTGTTCACtcaaatgggtacccggtagaatGGGAATGTAATGTCATCTGGTTTGTATAGTCCCAAGAAAACCAACAGTAACATTTACAGTACAGACCATTGATGTACTATTATTTTATGTATAGTTCCCTTTTCAGGTGCCGCTGTTCCTGTTCCTCAGGCGACAACACCACGTACGTAATGAATGCCATGTGCACAAAGGACACAAACGCTGACCATGTTCTTACTTTGACATTCCAGAGACACTCAGATCAGAATTCTCACAGGAATTGATTCACTATTGTTGAAAAGagcaaatttcaaaattcattttgttaGTGTAAAAAAATATGTCCTTGGTGTAAAGTTTGGTCAAATATTGAGAATTCACTTTACTTTTGAAAATGTGCAGTAGTTTGAAAAGGACGGGCAGTTTAGGGTGTAAATTGATCATAACGTAACCAGCATAAAATTCACGCTTTAATGTAGGTGTATGTGACGACTCACTGACGGCGACGCTGCCAGACGCGGCGTTCTCGGCATCCACAGACTACTCCAGCAAAGATCCTGCTCACAACTACGCTCCCTACAGGGGAAAACTAGGCGTCAACGTTGACCCTAACCCCCAAGCTTACAAGGTCGGCTCCTGGGTCGCCCTCGATTTGGACACAAAACAATGGCTGCAGGTAAACTAGGAATGTTATGTCTGAACGCTACAATTTTATGGGACTTTTATGTGGACTCCAGGAAACTCCTAGTGAGTGCTTGGCAATCACCGCTTGACGTAAAAGATGAACAGCAGAAATCATGtttactggattgtttggtgcaTGTCATTTAAACTGTGCGGgtcagtcactgggttgtctggtaaAGATTATTTACGGACACCTGTAatgtagctggaaaattgcagtGTCGGCTAAACAACCCCCATTCACTATAACTCATATTACAGGTTGACCTTCCCACGCCCAGTGTCGTGCGGACAGTGACGACGGCGGGACGTGACCCCGACCCCGTCAGCGGCTGTTGCAAACAGTGGGTCTCCAAGTATactgtacagtacagtctgGATGGCGCAACGTGGACAACGGTCACCGACAGCACTGGAGCAGAGAAGGTGAGCTACAGAAggccacattattttctcaggTGCTGCGATTAACTGTTTATTTCAGTGtgtatttcagagactagatgaTAGTGTACATGAATTTATGCGATTGTAACATTTTGGATTTTAGATATTCGACGGCAACACCGACTCCACGACGCCTGTGACGAACCGTCTCGGATGTCCAGTCATCGCCCAGTATGTCCGAGTCAGGCCAGTGGAGTGGAACAATCACATCGCATTGAGGATGGACCTCAACGGCTGTGGCATTGCGTCTGGTGAGTGTAACGTGGCCAGTATCATCGGTTGCACATTAGTGGATCAGACATATATATGTGGGACGACGGGACAGCCTAAACATTAAGTGcccactcgtcacgccaaaggctCGGTTTTGATTCTCCACAGGGGTGCAAAATGTGAAGCTTGCACATGGTGTCTTCTACCGTGTTAATGGTGGAATActactgctaaaagcggagtaaaaccaaaTACACGCACTCATTACAACTGTGGTCTCACACAGGGTTATAATATCAAAATCACAGGAATAATATTTTTAGCGTGTTGTTTATGAAGTATCTTCTAACAATCTAATGGTCTGATCTCAACGGTGTATTCTTGACCAAGCAATCAGGTGACACGTTTCGTCTTTCAAGGAACGGTTAGATTGGAGAATACTTTGATATTTCCGGTAGAATATCACCCATTATGAAAAGATGATTTATATAAGTAatagtttcattttcaaatcgtTCTAGGTGCAACTACAGCTGGGCAATCTACTGACGCACCGACAACACAGACATGTAAGGGACCGTATAGGCAATTTTCTAAATCAAGTTACATTATTACAGACATGTGCATTTTTCATCTCTATCAGTTGAGACACGTCGACTATCCGGTGTTTTCCGTGGTGTCCTGAATGAGAAGGATGTCAGGCGAAGATATTCAAAAATGTTAGACTGTATCAAGACAGGTACGGGTGTTgtttacccgtgaagatacgggtcAGCATTGGTGTTCAACAACCCACTCTTGTctgaagaggcgactaaaggaatcgctgacttggttgacatacgtcatcgtatcacagttgcgtagatacatgttcatgctgttaatcactggattgtctggtccgaactcgaatatttccagaccgccgccatatagctggaatattactgagtgtggcgtttaaCACCAGACCAACTAAACATAACATGTTCCATCGtgtatatgtaaaatatacataacTAATTTTATTCTAGCCGTTGTCGCAGGGCAGCTCTCCAATGGCCGTAAGTACATGGAGTGTATTTCATCTTTTAAGGTATGGAGTTAAACGAAATATTGCCTACAGTTAGCTGTTAATAATTGCATCTATCAGTTCATAGTCACAAACAACACCCCAGTTATGTCACGGTGTATGTGCTTAAAGTATATGTGACGTGTTTGCTACGGAGGGGGAGGTTGCGGAGTGGAGATGCCGTGTATCTACCACTGTCGTGAAACCCACGATCACAGGCAAGGTGCTGCTATCCCATTAAAGCTCATTTCTTTCGGAGTAAATTTGTCATGATAAATTACTTTTTCAAATGAACGAAATCAAGGCTGATTGAAAATCAATATTATTTTGTTCTTTAGCTGAGATGATTGCACTGTCCCATTAATGGACAGTGGGTACGAGATACCGAATATTGCAGCGTCCCATTAATATGACAGTGGGTACAAAAATAGCGAACACATAGATTAACAAGTCCTAGATAACAAGATGAACTTTTATTGTAAACGACttggtttcataattagacCTTGCTATTGAATTAAACAAACGTACAAAAGCTATTTTCTGCAATCATGTGAGGGTGCATGTTTGGACAAAGCTTTGTTACTTTGTATGTTACTGTGTCGTGGAGGCCTGTATGTGGTCAGTGACGCACGATTTTTTACTACACACGATGCGTAACTAAAGTGTGTTGGCCAGCTCTGAACAAAGGTATCAACGTGATAATATCTGGCCTCTATGGGGTGGGGGAGGGGATAAAGGGTGGGACACGATTGACAGGTGATGTGGACTACGACCAGGACTAGCGAGTGAAGACTGAGCGTAAGCTCATGCAAGATATAACCGCAGAAGATGGCAGACAGATCCAACGGCTTGTACCTGTTTGCTGGGATACCTCTACAAAGATGCGAAACTTGGTGAAAACCGAACACTAAGCGAATACAGCTCACCGCCACTTCTTGAAGCGAATGGCAGTGCAATACTTCGCAACTTTTCGATCGCTACGACCAATTCCTCGCATTGTTTGATTTTAGTAACGGGTCACAGAGGGTTAGTTGTTTTGACTCATCTCTCGATCATCCCTTTGCTCTCATGAGGGCTGGATGGGGTCCAAACGTGTTTGAGACAAGATCGACTATATTGTTGTCATTCCATCTGACAACTGTGAGACCTGACTCTGTCTCTGTAGCTTGGTCATATTGTTCTCTGGCTGTCTTTTCATAAAGTTGACATATCTCAAATGACATTTCCAGAAGACGGTTTGCATGAATCGTCCATGTGTATGCTATGCTCTTGTCGGTCAGAACATCCATCACATTCAAAGCAATGAACAGGCTGTCAAACCTGTGGTGATATGAACGGTCATACTGGGCTAGAAGTTCTGTTATCAGATTAACCACAACACATCCACCCATGACAAGACCTGGGGATCCGTCTGTCGCCCTCTAACACCTTAAGACTCCAATTGTGAGACATATCCCACAGGAAAACCCCACACCTCTGACACCCACTGTCATATTAGTGGGACAATATTCAAACGCAGATTTACATGATAACAATACATTGCAAAACAGTTCCGACAGAAACATATGCAGTTTATGTCCACAGCAATATTTGTAAGTCATTTCTCAAATTtaatacaaataataaaaagaaaacCATATTGGCACACGTTCTTTTAATGTGCGGCATATTTCGGCCAAGCAAATATGGATCCGGTGTTATGTCAATCTCATCTGCTCATATATAAGGAAAGTACGTAACTCTCATAAACACCTCCCTTTGAAAATTAGTCCCGTAACAGGGACAGTGGTCACTTGGAAACACTTTTaggtaataaaaaaaacaacaattgtGTCCCAAAATTGTTATCATGGCCAATAATGGGCCATGATATCACATTATCGGTCTCTGTGCAGATTGTGTCAGTTAATCTTCAAACAGAATCCACCTGTCCGTAGCATGCTCTGCAGAATATAAAATTCTAACCAATTTTAGATCATATTGATACATTCATTCCGTTCAGCGAGCCTCAGTACCTATGTCACATTAGTTAATAGTGTATCTGCATCACACGATCGTCCTCTGTACAGAATGTGTTAGCGACTGCAGCACTAAAGTTGATGGCTTCTACCAGTCCTGTCAGGGCTGTGATGTTTATGTCCGGTGTGTCAACAAGCAGATCACTGACAACAACCCTTGTCCTCCTGGGACTGTGTGGAACGACAACATCAAGTTCTGTGACCTAAATTCACCCACCTGTCAAGGTAGGAACATCAAGATGGCAAATTCATGATAATATCAATGTCCGTACGGAAAACACCCATCTTCAGACATAAGAAGAAGATATTATTGCCCTGTTTTTCTCAAAGAAAGTATTATACGGTACAGGTAGAGACTACCGTCATTTATGGAACCTACACGAAAGGAAAAAGTAGGGAACGCTACCTTGTGTTCCTTTATCTATTCGCATATTTTCTCCGACAAAaatggtgatgaaaactggaaactataaattgtcatgttttcttttatttgtttctccCGGTATTAAATACCCAGTAATACAGCTGATACTATGCATGTGGAATAATGCGCTTGCCGAGTGTCACTCTGAATGTTCCAAACACATTATCACTTACTGAGGTACCTTTAGACACTGCCTGACCAGTTAATCTGGTCTGTTCATCTCCCCGATTACACTGTTCATCAGATCATACACTCACTGTTATGAGTCAAGCTGACAAAATGCTGAATATTTAAGGAATGTTCTACTAAGCATACAGCTCATTATGTCTGTCTCTGGTTGTAGGTCCCACCAGTCCAACCACGCCGGGAACCACTACAACCAGTAAGTACTTGCTTTGTAGAAACTCAAATAGTGCCCTTTATGTAAAGTACAGTAAATAGAAAAACGGGTGATTGTTTTTGTAACAAGATCATGTGTTTTTCACTATAGAGTCTATAAATTGAAAGCATTGAGGTCACGCCAATATTAGAACGATTGGCTGATACAGGTATATCGGTTTTTACGTTGCTTGCAGACATATGTTTTTATTGAAGGTAATTCGTAAGTGATACAGATAATTGTGGAAGGTTTATGGACGCTACTAGAAGTGAGGATAAAAAGTTGTGATTCTTTTTTAGATCAAATGTAAGTTGAATGTTGATAGCTACAACCAGTTTGACGTTACTGGATTGTATTCCTGCTTTCTGGAACAGGATTCATGTATGCTACCGATTcttttatgtttgtgttgtggtaaCAGAAGAGACAGACATCACGATATTGGTATTTCCTACATAAACGGACATCATCACACGTCAGCATCAGTAGATAAGACGTCATTGTATCATTCCATAAGTGTTCTGGCATATATGTTGAAATCAGAGTCGAGTACCACCTGGACGTCCATAAAATATACAGGCTGTTTTCTTTTCTCTGTGCTTATATTCTCCACGTGCGTGGAGGACACTTGTCATACTCAAGAAACATGCGAACATGAAAATTCATATAAAGAATGATTTTTTTCAGCAATGGTTGCAGGACAACTTTCAACCGGCGGTAAGTGAAATGGTCGTCATTAATAGGATTCTTATGATGATCATCAGTCTTACAATCGCAGCACCTGTACTTTATTGTCAGTTTGCAAGATCTATGACATTATGTTACATGCTATTAAAATACCGGTGTATACATTGTTGCCTCGTGTATCTGTATGTTGTGGGGAATTAATTACAAACACTGGATTTGATTCTGCATATGTCAGTTGTACTAGAGATGCCGATTGGTGAAAATATGTATAGCACTTTAAGAAGTTACGTCACGTCCCACGTGACATGACTGTTATTACCTGGCAAACATGACCAGTGACTGTTTGACACCCGATTGAAAaaccacttgaaacaagagaaAGTCCAATGAAAAGGAGAGCAAAAACTGAGGAGTCCCATAAGGTTGAACATAAAAAGTGCCGTGGACACTCTAAGTAAATCCCGTATACAGCCCCATACTCAGCGGCACACTTGCTCCTGAACAAAACCGATTTTTGTATGGACGGGCAATTTCTTCATCGGAACGGATGCGACTTCTCGGTAGTGAGGCTGTTAAGACTATTATGAAGCAGATGTTTTACACCGAAACGAGACAGCCATtccaataaagaagttgtctgtcCATAAACAAATCGTTCCTGTTCAGCATACCAGCTTCTAATGTCAGTAAAGAAAGGTTACATGCATGCTTGTCTTGTGTTTATGCATGCGTAAATATATAGCCCACTCTCAATGAAACTATTTGGCTGTGCTCAGTGGTAACTGGCCGACTGTGAATGTCGAGAAGGTTAAACTAATTGCATGGCTAAACGAGGACGTTGACTCAGAGAATGAAATAGAAGCTGAAACTGGAATACACTATCAATCATCAATACTTGATAATATGTATATCTGTTACAGTACATATGTAAAACCGGCAACTTGGACAACTGTCTGCAATGTTCACTGACAGTCATTTGGTCAAATGACTAAAATGATCAGTCATTTTCTCAAAAGACTAAAGGTTTCAGTCATTTGGTTTCAGGTATAATTTCGTACTTCTAACGATGTATACCAGCGTAATTTGATAAGTCCACTTCAATGCCTGGTGGTTGAAGCGTTGACTCGTtacgctgaaggcccgggttccattccccacaggGATATACATGTGCGGAGCCCAATGTTGGTGTCTCTGCTTCGTGAAAGAGGcataaacatactcactcacaccctgCCTTACACACAATCATTTGGGTCCGTTTAATCGAACATGTATGCAGCTGCATTTGAAAATAAGAAATTCAACAAATATTCAAACGTACTTTTTAAGTGAGCCTCAGAGCTCACCATCGTTTTTAATGTATCTGTATCACATGATCGTCCTCTGTACAGAATGTGTCAGCGACTGCAGCACTAAAGGTGATGGCTTCTACCAGTCCTGTCAGGgctgtgatgtttatgttcgATGTGTCAACAAGCagatcactgacaacaatcctTGTCCTTCTGGGACTGTGTGGAACGACAACATCAAGTTCTGTGACTCAAGCTCCCCTACCTGTCAAGGTAGGAAGACCATGTTGACACAATCCTGCCATTATCTCCAACACACACCATACGTTCACAGAGCGTTCAATATTAATTCCGCTTCAGCACAAACTGGGACTAGGTCTCTTTCAAGGCCCAACATTACAGCCTGGTTTGAAGAGAATACCATTGTGTTTTCGTAACAGCTGCTTTAAAAACTTTATaatatttttgacaaatgatgtCACGTCAAAGGCAAAGCTCCTTGTTGGTATAGTCCTTATAAAAAAATTACAGTTTGGTGTTCAAGCTAAGTATTTGGCTGCGCTTTTCAAAGCATAGAAATTGTTCTCGTAGTTCTCTCTGTCTGACAAATGTGAACAAATACCACGTCATTTGACAAACAACCTTTGCTGCAGTAAGATAGCATGTAGTGACGTTACAAATATGTAGCACCAAACATACCATTGTCCAACTTACTGTAGCTGTCTCTGGTTGTAGGTCCCACAAGTCCCACCACGCCAGGAAGCACTACAACCAGTAAGCCCGTGCATTGGTGATACTGAGAGCGGAGTTGGTGTTAATATTCACATATATATGACAACATAGACACACAAATAATACATTGCAAGTGGGCAGGGGACATGGGATTGGCTAACAATTTTCTTTGCATTCATAACGTATCcataaactgaaacatatactgGACCACGATGATAAACGGACATGGTTTCCTTCCGGAATGGCTATGTCTAATGCAGCACTATTGCTTGAAATGGTGGTACTCATTTCGTATTTTTTCTATCGTTGTTATTTGCTGATAAGATTAGACTTCAAgaatttgcttcctttcatagAGTTTTAAATGCAATACACGTGGATCGGTACTTTGGGAAAATCCGTTTCGTGCATACACGCTTGCGCCTGTGTTTGCATTATGCCtacataaatgtattttgtttacagaAAGTATTTCAAAGTGATGTCACATGTCTCTATGATTTCAGCAATGGCTCCAGGACAACTTTCAACTGGCAGTAAGCGAAATAATAATGATCGTGTCTGGGAATTCAGGCTTTTATCACATTATATATGATTGcagagataaatattttaattttgaaatatcTCCTACATTTATAGCCATCCAGTTCCATAGATTCTGAAGGTGTGCAATATATACGACTTCCTTTCAGAAGAAGTCAATATTCAAACAGAATGCACCTGCCTACAACACGTTCTCCAGAATATATAAAAGCCAACCGTTTTCTATATTATACTGATAAATTCACTTCGTTCAGTGAGCCTCAGAGCTCATCATCGTTTTTAATGTATCTGTATCACATGATCGTCCTCTGTACAGAATGTGTCAGCGACTGCAGCACTAAAGGTGATGGCTTCTACCAGTCCTGTCAGGGCTGTGAAGTTTATGTCCGATGTGTCAGTAAGCAGATCATTGACAACAACCCCTGTCCTCCTGGGACTGTGTGGAACGACAACATCAAGTTCTGTGACTCAAGCTCCCCTACCTGTCAAGGTAGTAAGTCCACGCTGATTGATTCATGTTGAGATTTATGGTGTAGAACAAACGGGAAAACAAGCATCGTCATCTCCCTGATGTAATCAAGTGTTTGCCAATATCCGAAGGATCTTAATGACAATCTATTGGTCAGGTCACACGCACCTGTCCAGACTCGCCAATACCCTGCATTTGGATCCATTTTAACCTGCATCTATCTACATGTCCTTATCCTGGCTCTAGTCTGCGTGTTCATGTGTTGGCCAGTGAATAATCCCAACATTCTACTTCAGATACGACGCCAACGTCCACTGTAGCATCGACAATTACACCAGTACAGACTACACCTTCATCCACTGTGAAAGTCACTATACCTTCAACCACGCAACCAACAACGACCCCTACACCTGAACCCACGACAACACCAACACGAACAACAACGACACCTACACCGAAACCCACAACGGCGCAAACACCACGACCAACAACTGtgccaacaccaacaccaacaaagCCAGGTAACGAATTGTTTACTTATGACACCGTAACCAGCTTTCGTTAAGACAGGGTGATGTTTGCATCCACTGTATTCCACTGCATTCAATGTTTCTTATTTAAATTATTAAgagatttttgttttcttttgttacaGGAGTCCTAATGCCCAATCCATACCGTGagtatatattgatatattgttGTTCAGACAGTCGTATTTTGGCACTAAACATCCTTACGTTTGTCAGTACCTCTCATCGtagctcccataccttaacatagacttacgcctGGCACAACGGCACCCTAATCCCTATGTTTGTGTTGAACCctggactcgctgacttggttgatgttcatgttggtgATGACAAGGCTGTCTGCCCCGGGCTCGACAACTtacatcatatagctggaatattgctgtgtgcggcgtaaagcaacaGACCAAGCAACCAATCTTATACGCAAATACATTTGTAGCGTTAGGAGTTGCTACATGGCCACTCGCTCCCTCTACGTCTGGGACACAGTGTGATGATGTAGGCAATTCATTACGCAGCTTCTCCACCTCAGACACTTTGACATATGAAAAACAAGCCATTCGACAGAAAAGAAGGCAATATCCTTGTAACCTAATTCATTGCACTTTGTCCAGGGTGTGTGAAAGACTGTGACGGCGTCCCCAACGGAGATTACCAGTCATGCAGGGGCTGCAACATATACGTCACTTGCTCCAGCGGACTGACGTACGACGGCATTCAGTGTCCGGCGTCGACCCTCTGGAATGACAACACCAAGTATTGCGACTACACGTCACCGACCTGCCCCTAGGGATGACCGCGTTCACGGGCTGCTCCTTGTCTAACATCCGATGTGTGATAAGAAGGGAGAACTATCAATGATCGTCAATATAATGTGAACAAACAACATGGCATCATGTTCTAGTCGTGTTCGTCTATGTACGCTTGCAGGATTCAACTCTGGAATGTTCAAAAGAAATAACATTCGGTGTCTAATAATTCCTCGTTTACTGTAATAATGCGCTTAAAATCTTTAAAAGCAACATGACATCCTGTTATATAGTCCCCGTGCTGATACAATAATTGGTGTCCAGAGGTTAAAACTGGGGTGTCTTAGAAACATCCTAGACACCATGTAGAATTTCACAAAGGTTAAGTAAAACAAA
The window above is part of the Haliotis asinina isolate JCU_RB_2024 chromosome 1, JCU_Hal_asi_v2, whole genome shotgun sequence genome. Proteins encoded here:
- the LOC137286555 gene encoding uncharacterized protein, producing the protein MIRAILLCCAITGIVKGAAVPVPQATTPRVCDDSLTATLPDAAFSASTDYSSKDPAHNYAPYRGKLGVNVDPNPQAYKVGSWVALDLDTKQWLQVDLPTPSVVRTVTTAGRDPDPVSGCCKQWVSKYTVQYSLDGATWTTVTDSTGAEKIFDGNTDSTTPVTNRLGCPVIAQYVRVRPVEWNNHIALRMDLNGCGIASGATTAGQSTDAPTTQTSVVAGQLSNGQCVSDCSTKVDGFYQSCQGCDVYVRCVNKQITDNNPCPPGTVWNDNIKFCDLNSPTCQGPTSPTTPGTTTTTMVAGQLSTGECVSDCSTKGDGFYQSCQGCDVYVRCVNKQITDNNPCPSGTVWNDNIKFCDSSSPTCQGPTSPTTPGSTTTTMAPGQLSTGKCVSDCSTKGDGFYQSCQGCEVYVRCVSKQIIDNNPCPPGTVWNDNIKFCDSSSPTCQDTTPTSTVASTITPVQTTPSSTVKVTIPSTTQPTTTPTPEPTTTPTRTTTTPTPKPTTAQTPRPTTVPTPTPTKPGVLMPNPYRCVKDCDGVPNGDYQSCRGCNIYVTCSSGLTYDGIQCPASTLWNDNTKYCDYTSPTCP